The Parambassis ranga chromosome 4, fParRan2.1, whole genome shotgun sequence genome includes the window tgAATCAAGATTACAaaagaaaatgttcttttaatCCAGAAAAGAGTTTAATTCACGGAACCATGatgaaaatgtgacagaaaaccTGGTCTCAGgtgcattgctgtgtgtgtgtgtgtgtgtgttctgggaTGCTGCATTGCTGACAGAAACTGGAGCAGTCTGCTTTCTGTTTGGAGGCAGCTCTGTGTCAGTCTGATCTGTTTACCGCACTCTAAAAATACCACGTTGTTGCATTTCCATAGACTCAGGGCGCTGTCGTCTCGTTTGTTTATACGCCGTCTTCAGATGTTGGCAACCCTGCATGTCCACATGGAAAAGGAGCAGCCTCTGGATGCAGCACGGCTTTCAGCTGCTACACAGACAGTAAAACATGCACAATAAcgcaagaaaagaaagatacATGGAAAAGATGGAGAGATATTTTTAATCTGACCTCCGCACAGGTCGCcatgtttgtctctgtgaaGCAGACAGAGGTGCTGCTCTGACAGTGTTGTCCTTCTTatgctttgtttcagtgggagTGACATCACTCCGCTGCAGTGAGCTGTTGATAAAATCTGAATCCTTGTTGTAGAGATGCACAAAAATATCTCCACGCCATCAGAATAAGGCTTTAAAGTGAAATATCTGCACACTGACTGAGGAATGCTTTATGTGCATGAGCCGAAATAATATACACGAGGGGAGAAAAGGTCAGAAATTAGATGTTGGCTTCTAATCACTGCCTGATGTAAAGACTGaattctacattttctttacatgtttttatctgcAGTCGAACAATATATCAGCAAAAAAATCCACTTTTGTGCATCTCTACTTATTTAAGAATTAGCTACATTTTTTAGATTATATACAACAActtccttcaaaataagagttgATATATAgttgatattattatatttccaGTCATTTACATGTATTCACAGCTGTTGAGTGTTTTtagatatttgtgtgttttagattTAAAAGTTTGGACTTGTGTGTCCTAAATGAATTGACACACAATCAGTGTTTTATACATGTGCTCCCTCTGTAACGCCCCACCCCAAACAGAGGGACACAAAGTTCAGATTTTAGCCActgttaaaaattaaaatatctctctctcagctataaaataaaatatatatgagggggaaaacagatttaaattaaatattttggAGCTCCGCTGCTAATTTTAGAGAATTTAATACCTGCCACAGTGTTGGAAACAGTGAAAATCTTACATTTAAGCTCAAATATTAACAGCAGCATACACATATTTTATCTTATCATTCGTTTCACTGATGCAGCATCATGTAAGCAGCATTTTAACGCCTTATATGAAATCACTGCAGGCTTtaggtggagctggaggagggcTGGAGCAAATGTGTCAAAGAAATGTcctcatgtgtgtttctgctacATCTTAAAGCAACGTTTCACACAGACTGTAgcctaaaatatatatatcagctTTATTGAAACCTTTTACAAGACAAAACATAGAAAGTTTGATTATACAATAAGTGCAAAGGTTTGTTGCAGTTCATGAAAAAGCCTAAAGCGTCGTGTGTGTAATAACATAAGAACATAGTTACATAGAATATAATTTGTTTGCACGTGTTACAAAAgcaaacactttaaaaatgtgtttctgaaaCTTCTTTTGAAGAAGAAAGCTCGTCAGCTTCATAAAGGCAAAGTGGTTTTTCTAACGGCCTCTGGTGGATTCTTCATTCATTTCCTTCAATGCATAGTTTTCTCAAGTTCAACCAAAAAGCATCTATTTTGGCTGCGTGTAGGAGGCAAACATGTGAAAGGCACACGGTGGGAATCctccaaaaaaataataataattaagaagaagaagaaaaagtccGCTTGTTTGTTCAGATGTGACGGACCTGCAGTTTGACTGTGACCGTCGCTGCTTCTCCTGTGACCTGAGAGCTCACATCACGCACGGCTTGATGTCCTGACAGACGCTctggggatggtggtggtggtggtggtggtgatagTAGGATCCGCCGGCCGAGGGGTGGAAGGACGAGATGCCGTTAAAGTTCAACACAAAGTCTTTCCTGTCGCACACCGAGGAGTGGCTCTGATAGCGCGGAATCcccactggaggaggaggaggaaggagaggacaAGGTGAACATGTGCTGAAGACACTTCACTTAGATCAGACATAAATGCAGTTTGGTGGCAGAAGCCTCTGTGCGTAAAAAGCTGTTGTGAGCAGAAGTGAATGTTTTAGCGTCATAaatcaaacaggaagtcgcCTCTGCGCTGTTTTGAGTTTAAATCTGGACCCATTCATATAAAATATGAGAAAAGCCAGCACCACAGAAGTCCCTCTGAACCTGCCGTCCTTCAACAAACTGGAccgtttcattttgttttagcgaagttattattatttatttacaaaaattaAAAGGTTTGTAATTTATAGTTGAATTTAGATGTTAAAAAAATtaagtatttatatttttaaataacatttgCCCTCCACACGTCCACAGCGCGGTATCAGTCATGTTATTTGTTATTTGATTTTAACAgtatctcctcctccttttaaaAATTATTTGAATTTACAGATTTATAAATAATATCAATATTCTCTTAAAAGCACCAGAGCTTTTGATTCAGTGAGCGTCACTGTCTGTAAGTGAGCCTCTATTtccagaaagagaaaaaataaacgGGGAGGCTGTGGCTTCGTCAAGGTCATAAGGACTCCAGATGTGACTGTGTTTTTCAGGAGAAGACAGCAGGCTTTATCCTCCAGGCCACAGCTCGCTCCCTGCGCccgttttcacacacacagcacacaggcctccttttttttttgactgactgacagtacAGTTACCAACCCCGATATGCAGAGAGCCCAGAACACGCAGGCTCAATTAGGACGCTGCATAAAGTTTAACAAGGCCTTCCGTCTCTTGTGGATACGCCGAGGTTGAAATCCGCCGCCGGTGTGGTCCGACCTGCACAGTCTTTGTTTAGGTAACCTCTGAGACCCTGTCGGGCTCCAGCATGGGTTACTCGCCTCGGTGAAATCCCCAGACTTTAGTAAAGCCTCACTGTGTTCTGTTAAAGTAAATGAGGGTGAACTGCGGAGGAGAGTTAAAATAGCTGCTTTTTAAAATCCATTCATTAAACAAAACATCCTGCAAAGTCTGATGAGATGAAGGAAATGCTGCCGGCAGATATTTGAATTATTCACCCccaaaataatatttaatatgaTCTTATAAACTGGGTTAATAATTCATTATATTGAGCTTTAAAATGTAATGAGCTTTCATTGTTTCCAACAAAGGTAATTCGGTATTAtttatgtctgttttatgttatgttataatTTAAATGAATAATATTAAATTTCATTTTATTGCTGGCCTTGCACAAGCTTGCCtttgggatgttttttttgctttcaagCGTAGTTTTTAAATAtcatattaaatataattttgttattgcaaaaacatttttctatTTTCCGCACAGGCCTCTGCTGCACACTAACTTTTGATCTTGCACCTTCAGTTTAATTTTATGGTAACAcgttaatattaaaaaaaaggcctCTTCCAGCCGGCCTGTGGTACCTGATATGTCAGTGGAGTGGCTGTCCCTGCCGTTCTGGTGCAGATAACTTTGCTCCAGGGAGTAAGGCGACATGCCGGAGTGTAAACCAGAGGATGCTGGGCTGCTGGAGGCTAGAGGCTGCTGTTTGATATAAGGAGACCCGCCGGAGGACGCCCAGTGTGCGGATGTGCTGGCGTACGGGGAGTGGCCGTCCAGCGCACTGGCCATTGCTGGAGAGGAAGGAacggggctgctgctgctgtccggCCCGTACTCCCCGTTGGGAGGCACGGGACAGCTCGCCATGTATGTGGAGCCGGGGCTCGGAGACATATGAGGAACGTGGTGGCCGCCGCTCAGCCCGTCGTATCCCCCGGCCATTGAATTGCTCATCATGTCCAAGTTATAGCTGTTACTGTGACAAGCGAGGGTGGCGGATGGAGCCTGGAAGTCAAAACTCTGCGGGAGTATGGAGGTGCCGAAGCCTATGCCATTCATCATCCGGTACATGGGCTTCAGGGCTTGACATTTTCTTCTGAAGCCTCTGGGTCTGCGACGAAACGAACCCTCCTCGAACATAAACTCACTGCCCGGATCGATGGTCCAGTAGTGGCCTTTCCCCGGCCTGCCGAGCCCCTTGGGCAGCTTGATGAAGCACTCGTTAAGAGAAAGATTATGTCGGACTGAGTTTTTCCAGCCCTGATATGAACCCCTGAAGAATGGGAAGCGAGCTTGGAGGAACTGGTAGATCTCACTGAGTGTCAGCCGTTTAGTGGGCGAGCTCTGTATTGCCATAACGATCAGAGCGATGTAGGAGTACGGTGGCTTTTCCGGTCGCCTTAAGCCGGAGCTTGTCTTCTTTCCTTTGACGGCAGTGGACGAACTTTCTGTGCCGGCCTGTGGGCTCAGCATGGCGGGATGCAGGACGCCGGACGCCGGGCTGGATCTTAGAGGAGGCGGAgggtccagctgctgctgaggggtCTCGGTCGTCATGTCAGCTCTGACGTACAACTGGCGTAGAGAGAcgagagggagggaaaaaagaacAGCAGTGAGGTGTTTCAGAGGAGAAAAATGTCGGGTTCCAGCGATCACTGTCCTTGCAAGTGAGCGTTACACCGCCAGTGGTCCCCAGAATCCTAGCGCAAAATGGAGTGAAATCTGTCTCCAGTTACGCACGACTCTCCCGTTACGCACGGTGCTCCTTTGACGCATGCAGAACGCACGGCGGGTACgcactgacagagaggaagaggaagagagagtggGGGGAGCTGGTTATCCACTGGAGACTGAGTGTCCGAGGCTGAGGCTCGACACAAGGGCTCCACTGGGTGTCACAGCGGCGCTAAGTGGCGCTGTGTGACGCGCCGGGTGGCCATCGACCGCCTTAATAATCCCTCAAGTGGAGGAAACACGAAAACCCTTCGACTTATTGCGCACAGCAGTCCAGCCAAACAAAGCCCGACCACCTATCATTTCATAAATCTTTCTTCCCTCTGCGTgagcccccaccccccacccaccctttcTCCTCATCCGCACTCTGCGCCTGCAAATCTTCCTGAAATCAGTGACGAACAGAGCCTCCCCCTCCCTCACTCATGCCAAATCTGGCCCAAGTCCACTTACCGTTCTCAGCAGCGTTAAAGCCCCtcattctctcctctcctcgccTTCTTTCTTCCCTCCCACCGCCTCTCTCCAAGTTCGGACTACACGCAATTAAGCCATCTATCAAACCTCCACCAGACATCCCAATCAACAACGCCACACGCCAGCCGCACAACTTAAAAAACGAGCCGTTCCCTCCTCCGGTCCTCCACATATGAAGCTGTGATTTCAGCCTGATGGTGCCACAGAACATCAATTTCTCTGACGCGAATAAACCACCACAATATGCGCAAACACCCGACACCACGATGCCTAAAACATTCACACGGGCCTGAATGATCTCCACTGCAGATAATACCCCGAACACATCAACGTGAAGCAATAAAAACGCAACCATCTTgtattatttgtgttattttgctCATAATTTCCTCCCAAACGGGTCCAGAggataacaaaaacaaactgtcgCGGTGCCGAGGAGTGTGAGAGATGGAGAGGTGGTGGTCTTTACCGTGCGTGTGTAAGCGGGGGGTTGCTCTGAGTAAATGACTTTGACATGAGTGGAAGCAGGCTTTTTCCATCAAGCCCGGCCCTGGATACCACACACAGCGCGCCAGTGTCAGCTTACCGCCCCGGGCCAGAGCTGGTCCCATGGGCCCCACGTTCATTAGAGAGAGAAAAGCGAAATTAGGCGAGCGGGCGTCGACAGTTTCCTCCCCTATGGagacatcacacacagattTGTCCAACATGATGGAGTTATATATCCCATAAAGGTAATATCAACATCCGTGCTGCGACGGAGCGCAGATTATTGGCCTTTGAAGAACAGAAAACAGTTTCGTCTTAAACGTTTTTAGACCgcgttgtgtgtgtttatttttatttttatagtcCACGTATGGATAATATTTAGGTGCAAATTTCCATCGATTTAAACGCGTCTTTTCCTCTTGGCCTCCGCGTTTTGGGAAACAAACCACAACAAAGTCGTTTAAAGCTGATTTAAAAATGCacgtttttaatttttattccACAAttacttagtgtgtgtgtgtgtgtgtgtgtgtgtgtgtgtgtgtgtgtgtgtgtgtgtgtgcacgtgggCGCCTACAcccccctctctttttttaactttagatGGAGGATTTTCCACAAACAATAACCAGCAGCGACACTAACCTTTGCACTTTTGCACAACAAAGGATGTGTGGATAAAATCATTCTccgctgtgacacacacacacacacacacacacacacacacacacacacacacactgcagctccgAGGACCTTAACGGCCCCAGAAATTTCCTGCGACatcaaaacttatgacccccgCAGAGATCAGGATGCCTCGGCCTGCAGAGGGAATCTTTGTTCTGGGAGCGCTTTGAAGACCCGACATGCTTTTACGCACTGAGCTTATACGAGCTTCTAATTTAGTCGTTTGGAAATATCAAGTGATTCTGAAGTCATTTttatagacagagagagagagagggagttcGGCTGGAGGCCCGTGTGAGCCACGGTCAGGCCTTCTGTTTGTTTCCGCGCTGAGGCTGAGATTCGTTGTTTATCCTCCAGAAAATATTAGGTGGAGTTAGAGCAAATGTTGGCTGACCTCAGGTAACTTACCGAAACAAAAGGAACGTGTTTGACAGCATATTTTCTATCAATAGGACgctttaaatagaaaaaaaaccaTTTAAACTCATTTAGCTCTATTAATTATTTTCAGAATAATCATCAACAAAGAGGCAGATCTGTTTCCTgataatacacacatgcagtgtttaCATCTGTAATAATTagctttgttttaatttttatgtatttaatatAGACCTGGAATAAACAATCCTcgtcaaataaaacaataacaaacagcCAGTTGAGCTCCTTTTAGCGGTAATCTAATATTCCTCTGGCTGCTCTCCTGGCTGCTCCGCCTGTGTTTCCTGTGGCGGTGCCGGCAGCTTTTGGAGCTGCCTCTCCGGGACTCTGGGAGGTCAGGCGCGGTTCAGTTTGCCGGAGTGACAGACTGTTTGGACTTCCTAACATTGTGCCTGCCTAAAACTCTGGTTTCATAACAGAGTGGCTCTTTAGTCGTGGAGCCTGTGAGCAGGCCCGAGCTGCTGCTTGTGCCTGGAAGGCTGTGACGGAAAATGTACAGAAATGTTGATGCATGCGCATTTTACAGGACGTTAAGAAATAAATATAGAGACACTTGTCACCACGTGACTGCGCTTTTTTTTAGACAGGTGTGCTGTTCCGGCGTTTCACCTGCAGGTTGCAGCATTGTCCCTGAAAACAGGAGGGAGGCTCACCTGTCACCTGTCAGGCTGCTGCGCTCAGAACCTGAATCTGTCCGGCCTGAGGAGCACTTAGACCGCTGTACGACCAGCTCCACATACAGACAGGACACTGTCACATGTTCATGTCTGATTGTGTCTCAGAGTTTGTGCAAGACACGAAGAAAATGACATCAGAATATCCTCCATCACAGAATGTTCTCAAACCCCCTGAATTATGTAACATCTGAAAAACCAGAAAACTTCAAACTGTGAGAGAAATATTCACTTTTTCAAACTTGTCAACTGACTTCGGTCATTAACATAATTCATaattgaataaaatagaattaaaaaaataactttaaaatatcaaagtttattttgtttacttgaTCTCACAACTAAAATTTCGAATTTAATCAGCTCATTCTGAACAGACTCATTTTAACATCTGGATCATTTCTgcctacatttattttaatgactTCGTTCTTCGTCGttgcttttttattatttcagcctctgatgtgttttttttttcctttaatgaACAGCTGATGAGTCTGGGGTCCGTTTCAGGACCGCGGAGAGCAACTACAGAGCTGCGTGTGCGCGCACATGTGTGGATATATAAATCTGATCAGATCTGATCAATAGGCTATAAATAAGCAgaacgatttatttatttaaaaaaagatgagagGACACACGGACATGGTTtctcattgtttttattattgaccTTTGCGCGTAAAATCAGCCGCAACACCAAAATATTTCAGATATTTGTGTATGTACAGCAGTTCAATagcctaataataataataataataacgcaatcataaaataataataataataatttcttaTGATAAATAACATTACACTTAATTTCTCTGTCAGGTTTAATTTGTGCCAGACTTCacgctcctctctcacttctGAAGACGAATTTTTggcacaaaaataaaacctcaTCAGCAAAAATTAATAATCACCACAAAAGTGTTCATAGTGTCTGATATTTTACTGTGGatgtaaacattattattaatatatttctAGAAGATTCATTAAGAATATAAGGCCAATTATTCTCAGTAAGATTCAGTGCTGAACATAAACCttaattcttttattttgaacttgATAGTCTGATTTACTTTATcaaacaaccagagacaaacGTTAGGACATATTTGcccacattgtgtgtgtctttct containing:
- the foxf2b gene encoding forkhead box protein F2, producing the protein MTTETPQQQLDPPPPLRSSPASGVLHPAMLSPQAGTESSSTAVKGKKTSSGLRRPEKPPYSYIALIVMAIQSSPTKRLTLSEIYQFLQARFPFFRGSYQGWKNSVRHNLSLNECFIKLPKGLGRPGKGHYWTIDPGSEFMFEEGSFRRRPRGFRRKCQALKPMYRMMNGIGFGTSILPQSFDFQAPSATLACHSNSYNLDMMSNSMAGGYDGLSGGHHVPHMSPSPGSTYMASCPVPPNGEYGPDSSSSPVPSSPAMASALDGHSPYASTSAHWASSGGSPYIKQQPLASSSPASSGLHSGMSPYSLEQSYLHQNGRDSHSTDISVGIPRYQSHSSVCDRKDFVLNFNGISSFHPSAGGSYYHHHHHHHHPQSVCQDIKPCVM